In Oryza brachyantha chromosome 1, ObraRS2, whole genome shotgun sequence, the following are encoded in one genomic region:
- the LOC102711752 gene encoding putative glucan endo-1,3-beta-glucosidase GVI encodes MAALWATACALLLLLCGCSVISGVESIGVNYGMIGDNLPPPDKVVAMYRANNITDIRLFHPDTTVLGALRGSGLGVVLGALNEDLARLASDASFAASWVQSYVTPFAGAVRFRYINAGNEVIPGDDAASVLPAMRNLQSALRAAGLGVPVTTAVATSVLGSSYPPSQGAFSEAALPTMAPIVSFLASSGTPLLVNVYPYFAYSADPSSVSLDYALMSPSASAVVTDGGVAYTSMFDAILDAAYAALDKAGGQGLELVVSETGWPSGGGGAGASVENAAAYCNNLVRHFGRGTPRRPGKPVETYIFAMFNENQKPEGVEQHFGLFQPDMSEVYHVDFSA; translated from the exons ATGGCTGCTTTGTGGGCTACTGCCTGcgccctgctgctgctgctctgtgGCTGCTCGGTTATTTCAG GAGTGGAAAGCATTGGTGTGAACTATGGCATGATCGGCGACAacctcccgccgccggacaAGGTCGTCGCCATGTACAGAGCCAACAACATCACCGACATCCGCCTCTTCCACCCGGACACCACCGTCCTCGGCGCGCtccgcggctccggcctcgGCGTCGTGCTCGGCGCGCTCAACGAGGACCTGGCCCGCCTCGCCTCCGACGCCTCGTTCGCCGCGTCATGGGTCCAGTCGTACGTCACgcccttcgccggcgccgtccgctTCCGCTACATCAACGCGGGCAACGAGGTCATCCCGGGGGACGACGCCGCGAGCGTCCTCCCGGCCATGCGGAACCTCCAGTCCGCGCTGCGTGCCGCGGGGCTCGGCGTGCCGGTCACGACGGCCGTCGCGACGTCGGTGCTCGGGTCGTCGTACCCGCCGTCGCAGGGCGCGTTCTCCGAGGCCGCGCTCCCGACGATGGCGCCGATCGTCTCCTTCCTGGCGTCCAGCGGGACGCCTCTGCTGGTGAACGTCTACCCGTACTTCGCGTACTCCGCCGACCCGTCGTCGGTGTCGCTCGACTACGCGCTGATGTCGCCGTCGGCATCGGCGGTCGTGACGGACGGCGGGGTCGCGTACACGAGCATGTTCGACGCCATCCTGGACGCGGCGTACGCCGCTCTGGATAAGGCCGGCGGGCAGGGCCTGGAGTTGGTGGTGTCGGAGACCGGGTGGccgtcgggcggcggcggcgccggcgccagcgtGGAGAACGCGGCGGCGTACTGCAACAACCTGGTTCGCCACTTCGGGCGCggcacgccgcggcggcccggGAAGCCCGTGGAGACGTACATCTTCGCCATGTTCAACGAGAACCAGAAGCCCGAGGGCGTGGAGCAGCACTTCGGCCTGTTCCAGCCGGACATGAGCGAGGTCTACCACGTCGACTTCTCGGCGTGA
- the LOC102712033 gene encoding probable glycerol-3-phosphate dehydrogenase [NAD(+)] 2, cytosolic has protein sequence MGGAEDGPRGAANGHGNGASVEEKLDELRRLLGKADGDPLRIVGVGAGAWGSVFCALMQDAYGHLRDKVQVRIWRRPGRAVDRATAEHLFEVINAREDVLRRLIRRCAYLKYVEGRLGDRTLYADEILRDGFCLNMIDTPLCPLKVVTNLQEAVWDADIVINGLPSTETRDVFGEIGRYWKERIAAPIILSLAKGIEASLDPLPRIITPTQMISNATGVPLENILYLGGPNIASEIYNKEYANARICGADKWRKPLAKFLRQPHFIVWDNSDLITHEVMGGLKNVYAIGAGMVAALTNESATSKSVYFALCTSEMIYITHLLEEEPEKLAGPLLADTYVTLLKGRNAWYGQKLAKGELTLEMGDSIKGKGTIQGVSAVDAFYELLSQDSLSVMHPEANRSVAPVEMCPILKALYKILIKRELPPDSILQAIRDETMYDPRERIEMAQGHSLYRPSLLGQPRGYAK, from the exons atGGGAGGGGCGGAGGATgggccgcgcggcgcggcgaacggGCACGGGAATGGGGCCTCGGTGGAGGAGAAGCTGGACGAgctgcggcggctgctggGCAAGGCCGACGGCGACCCGCTCCGgatcgtcggcgtcggcgccggggcATGGGGCAGCGTCTTCTGCGCGCTGATGCAGGACGCGTACGGCCACCTCCGCGACAAGGTGCAGGTCCGCATCTGGCGCCGCCCGGGCCGCGCCGTcgaccgcgccaccgccgagcACCTCTTCGAGGTCATCAACGCCCGGGaggacgtcctccgccgcctgaTCCGCCGCTGCGCCTACCTCAAGTACGTCGAGGGCCGCCTCGGCGACCGCACCCTCTACGCCGACGAGATACTCAGGGACGGCTTCTGCCTCAACATGATCGACACGCCGCTCTGCCCGCTCAAGGTCGTCACCAACCTGCAGGAGGCCGTCTGGGACGCCGACATTGTCATCAACGGGCTGCCATCCACGGAGACAAGGGACGTCTTCGGGGAGATTGGGAGGTACTGGAAGGAGAGGATTGCTGCCCCCATCATCCTCTCGCTGGCGAAAGGGATAGAAGCCTCCCTGGATCCCCTGCCACGGATCATAACTCCCACACAGATGATTAGCAATGCAA CGGGGGTTCCATTGGAGAACATTCTTTATCTTGGCGGCCCTAATATTGCTTCAGAAATTTACAATAAAGAATATGCAAATGCTCGTATATGTGGAGCTGACAAATGGAGAAAACCTCTTGCTAAATTTTTGAGGCAGCCCCATTTTATTGTGTGGGATAATAGTGATCTCATTACCCATGAAGTCATGGGAGGTTTGAAAAATGTGTATGCCATCGGTGCCG GTATGGTGGCAGCTCTAACAAATGAGAGTGCAACCAGCAAATCCGTTTACTTTGCACTATGCACATCTGAAATGATTTACATAACCCACCTTTTGGAAGAAGAACCTGAAAAGCTTGCTGGACCATTATTGGCTGACACATATGTTACATTGCTGAAGGGTCGTAATGCCTGGTACGGCCAGAAACTAGCTAAAGGTGAACTGACTCTAGAGATGGGTGACAGCATAAAAGGCAAAGGAACCATTCAG GGTGTCTCCGCAGTCGATGCATTTTATGAACTCCTGAGTCAGGATAGCTTAAGCGTAATGCACCCCGAAGCCAATAGATCAGTTGCACCGGTTGAGATGTGCCCTATCCTGAAGgcactatataaaattttgataaagaG GGAACTTCCACCCGATTCGATCCTTCAGGCCATAAGAGATGAAACAATGTATGATCCACGCGAAAGAATTGAGATGGCGCAGGGCCATTCACTTTACCGACCATCTCTTCTTGGTCAACCGAGAGGATATGCCAAATAG